The sequence below is a genomic window from Campylobacter ornithocola.
TTTATCATCTCTTGTATAATGGGAGTATTGGGATTTTTTTTAGCAAAATCTTTAAGTGCTTTTATGGGAGCTGATGAAAATATACAAAATTTATCCACTGAATATATGCAAATTTTTGCTCTTTTTGCACCTTTTACCATGTTAGCTTTTGCTATGGATAATTATTTAAGAATATGCGGTAAAACCTTTTATAGTATGGTAGTTAATATCACAGTGGCTCTAAGCAATATCATTTTAGATTGGCTTTTTATAGTTGTTTTTGAATGGGGTTTGTTTTCAGCTGCTTTAGCAACTTGTTTAGGAATGTTTTTAGGTACTATTTTAAGCTTTGCACCTTTTGTTTTTAAGAATTTGATTTTAAAATTTAAAAAACCTATAATTAATTTAAAAATATTCAAAAATATCATCTATAATGGTTCTTCTGAATTTTTTTCAAACATATCAAGTTCTATTTATACCATACTAGCTAATGCTATATTATTAAAAATAGCAGGAAATCAAGCACTAGCGGCATTTTCTATTATACTTTATTTAAGCACCTTTGCTTTTGCTTTAATTTTATCAATGTGTGAAGCCATGCAACCTGCTATAAGTTATAATTATGGTTATAAAAATATACTAAGAATTCAAGTTATTTTCAAAAGAATGCTTATAGCATCTAGTGTATTCGGAATATCTGTCTTCTTACTTGTGTTTTTTTTCAATGAATTTATAGTTTCCTTTTTTAATAAAAATAATGAAGTGGATTTTACAAATCTAGCACGAAATGCACTTATATTATTTTCTTTTTCTTTTTTATTAAGTTGGCTTGGGAAACTTTGT
It includes:
- a CDS encoding MATE family efflux transporter; the protein is MSLHNFYTNTNATILFYKCALPNMASAAFIYLYVIIDGIFVGRYLGTNALAAMNLVMPFIMISFALADMIAIGSSVQIAINLGKGKIEKARAIFSFCIILIFIISCIMGVLGFFLAKSLSAFMGADENIQNLSTEYMQIFALFAPFTMLAFAMDNYLRICGKTFYSMVVNITVALSNIILDWLFIVVFEWGLFSAALATCLGMFLGTILSFAPFVFKNLILKFKKPIINLKIFKNIIYNGSSEFFSNISSSIYTILANAILLKIAGNQALAAFSIILYLSTFAFALILSMCEAMQPAISYNYGYKNILRIQVIFKRMLIASSVFGISVFLLVFFFNEFIVSFFNKNNEVDFTNLARNALILFSFSFLLSWLGKLCASFFTALDKPMISLAISIIQSLILPFIFIQVLSHYFGLNGVWLASFASEVLMVFIASYLLYKTFKDLNS